Proteins from a single region of Catenulispora acidiphila DSM 44928:
- a CDS encoding ABC transporter substrate-binding protein, producing MGARSHRSVTVVIAVGLVSGLALAGCSSSSSKPSAGASTSSAAGTSAPSTSAASSSAAAAGPALPDLSGKSIQVLAEWSGQEQQDFQKVIDAFTAKTHAKVSYQGAGDQTPTVLRSKLAGGGAPDVALLAQPGAIAQFAKAGQIKPLGANVLSEIDANYDPSWKKLGTVNGQVYSIMFKAANKSTFWYNTAQFSQAGITPPKTWADFLKDCQALSDAGITPVSIGGADGWTLTDWFENVYLSQAGADNYDKLAHHQIPWTDPTVVQALTTMKQLFGNDQFMAGGKAGALQTSFNDSVTQTFKSPPKGAMVYEGDFSGSVITSTTSAKLGTDAKFFAFPAAGSLTNFVDGGGDAALATNDNPATMAFIQFLASPEAAEAWASAGGFVSPNKNVPMSSYPDDTTRAEAQMLVSAGDGFRFDMSDQAPVGFGGTKGAGEWKDLQDFLSNGDVNGTAAQLEKDAAKETWQ from the coding sequence ATGGGCGCACGCTCCCACCGGTCCGTCACGGTTGTCATAGCCGTCGGACTGGTCTCCGGCCTGGCACTGGCCGGCTGCTCCTCCAGCTCCTCCAAGCCCTCGGCGGGCGCGTCGACCTCCTCGGCCGCCGGCACCTCGGCGCCGAGCACGTCCGCGGCTTCCTCCTCCGCCGCGGCCGCCGGGCCCGCGCTGCCGGACCTGTCCGGCAAGTCGATCCAGGTGCTGGCCGAGTGGTCCGGCCAGGAGCAGCAGGACTTCCAGAAGGTGATCGACGCCTTCACCGCCAAGACCCACGCCAAGGTCAGCTACCAGGGCGCCGGCGACCAGACCCCGACCGTCCTGCGCAGCAAGCTGGCCGGCGGCGGCGCCCCCGACGTGGCGCTGCTGGCCCAGCCCGGCGCCATCGCGCAGTTCGCGAAGGCCGGGCAGATCAAGCCGCTGGGCGCCAACGTGCTCTCGGAGATCGACGCCAACTACGACCCGAGCTGGAAGAAGCTCGGCACGGTCAACGGCCAGGTCTACTCGATCATGTTCAAGGCGGCGAACAAGTCGACCTTCTGGTACAACACCGCGCAGTTCTCGCAGGCCGGCATCACGCCGCCGAAGACCTGGGCCGACTTCCTCAAGGACTGCCAGGCGCTCTCCGACGCCGGCATCACCCCGGTCTCGATCGGCGGCGCCGACGGCTGGACGCTCACCGACTGGTTCGAGAACGTCTACCTCTCCCAGGCCGGCGCGGACAACTACGACAAGCTCGCGCACCACCAGATCCCCTGGACCGACCCCACGGTGGTCCAGGCGCTGACCACGATGAAGCAGCTGTTCGGCAACGACCAGTTCATGGCCGGCGGCAAGGCCGGGGCGCTGCAGACCTCGTTCAACGACTCGGTCACCCAGACCTTCAAGAGCCCGCCGAAGGGCGCGATGGTCTACGAGGGCGACTTCTCCGGCTCGGTGATCACCTCGACCACCTCGGCCAAGCTGGGCACCGACGCCAAGTTCTTCGCCTTCCCGGCGGCCGGGTCGCTGACCAACTTCGTGGACGGCGGCGGCGACGCCGCGCTGGCCACCAACGACAACCCGGCGACGATGGCGTTCATCCAGTTCCTGGCCTCCCCGGAGGCGGCCGAGGCGTGGGCGTCGGCCGGCGGCTTCGTCTCGCCGAACAAGAACGTCCCGATGTCCTCCTACCCCGACGACACCACCCGCGCCGAGGCGCAGATGCTCGTCAGCGCCGGCGACGGCTTCCGCTTCGACATGTCCGACCAGGCTCCGGTCGGCTTCGGCGGGACCAAGGGCGCCGGGGAGTGGAAGGACCTGCAGGACTTCCTGAGCAACGGCGACGTCAACGGCACCGCCGCGCAACTGGAGAAGGACGCGGCGAAGGAGACCTGGCAGTAG
- a CDS encoding ABC transporter permease subunit, translated as MDESLSASPAAGSVPAAGPPTASAPGPGPGPHPSPHPLADHGRSPLRIPVRVRAGFLIPAAVILAAIIIWPAVDSLWLSLHNADGSKWVGLHNYHTLFTDSATLTALKNNVIWVVCAPTVACALGLMFALMAEKIRWSTAFKAVIFMPMAISFLAAGVIFELVYQQDPHQGVANAVAVGVHDTFAPSSKYPGARPRPVTAKPGSAGSFTSAQTFHAGSLAQLPLVGIQAANLPGKAAQAAAPSAAPAADQIEGTIWLDIIYGGGGTPNHLDAGKKGMPGISVKAIDTATGKSAGTATAHNDGTFTIKGLKPGDSYRLQLPGSNFAQPYRGIQWLGPSLVTPAIIASYLWIWAGFAMVLIAAGLASIPRELQEAARVDGANDRQVFWRITVPLLAPVLLVVMVTQIINVLKVFDLVYVIAPGSTLPNANVLAVQMWNVSFGGGADQGLGSAIGVFLYVLVLPAMYFNIRRLRNERKEGR; from the coding sequence ATGGACGAGAGCCTGTCCGCGTCGCCCGCCGCCGGGTCCGTCCCGGCGGCGGGACCGCCCACCGCAAGCGCCCCCGGCCCGGGGCCCGGGCCGCATCCTTCTCCCCATCCTTTGGCCGACCACGGTCGCAGCCCTCTGCGTATCCCGGTCCGGGTGCGCGCGGGCTTCCTGATCCCGGCGGCGGTCATCCTGGCGGCCATCATCATCTGGCCGGCGGTCGACTCCCTGTGGCTCAGCCTGCACAACGCCGACGGCTCCAAGTGGGTGGGGCTGCACAACTACCACACCCTGTTCACCGACTCCGCGACGCTCACGGCGTTGAAGAACAACGTCATCTGGGTGGTCTGCGCGCCGACCGTGGCCTGCGCGCTGGGCCTGATGTTCGCCCTGATGGCCGAGAAGATCCGCTGGTCGACCGCGTTCAAGGCGGTCATCTTCATGCCGATGGCGATCTCGTTCCTGGCCGCCGGCGTCATCTTCGAGCTGGTCTACCAGCAGGACCCGCACCAGGGCGTGGCCAACGCGGTCGCGGTCGGGGTGCACGACACCTTCGCGCCGTCCTCGAAGTACCCCGGCGCGCGTCCCCGTCCGGTGACCGCCAAGCCCGGCTCGGCCGGCTCGTTCACCTCGGCGCAGACCTTCCACGCCGGCTCGCTCGCGCAGCTGCCGCTGGTCGGCATCCAGGCCGCGAACCTGCCCGGCAAGGCGGCGCAGGCCGCGGCGCCGAGCGCGGCGCCGGCCGCGGACCAGATCGAGGGCACGATCTGGCTCGACATCATCTACGGCGGCGGGGGCACACCGAACCATCTGGACGCCGGCAAGAAGGGCATGCCGGGGATCTCGGTCAAGGCGATCGACACCGCGACCGGGAAGAGCGCCGGAACGGCTACGGCGCACAACGACGGCACCTTCACTATCAAAGGTCTCAAACCCGGTGATAGCTACAGACTTCAGCTGCCAGGAAGCAATTTCGCCCAGCCCTACCGAGGCATCCAATGGCTCGGTCCCTCACTGGTGACACCGGCGATCATCGCCTCCTACCTGTGGATCTGGGCCGGCTTCGCGATGGTGCTGATCGCCGCCGGGCTCGCCTCGATCCCCCGTGAGCTGCAGGAGGCGGCGCGGGTCGACGGGGCGAACGACAGACAGGTGTTCTGGCGCATCACCGTGCCGCTGCTGGCGCCGGTGCTGCTGGTGGTGATGGTCACCCAGATCATCAATGTCCTGAAGGTCTTCGACCTCGTCTACGTCATCGCCCCCGGCTCCACGCTGCCCAACGCGAACGTGCTGGCGGTGCAGATGTGGAACGTGTCCTTCGGCGGCGGCGCGGACCAGGGCCTGGGCAGCGCGATCGGGGTGTTCCTGTACGTGCTGGTGCTCCCGGCCATGTACTTCAACATCCGCCGCCTGCGGAACGAACGGAAGGAGGGGCGATGA
- a CDS encoding carbohydrate ABC transporter permease, whose protein sequence is MSVTRPVAVPGRVPVGARVAKRLSGGAIYLIVLAVGVVWLIPTLGLFISSLRKASDISNSGWWTVFSHPAQLTFKDYTTLFANHGIIQSLWNTVMITVPATVLVVFLGALAAYAFAWIDFRGRDWLFVVVVGLMVVPIQVALLPVAALYRNLHIFGTILGVVLFHVGFGLPFAIYLLRNFFAAIPRELLEATRMEGGSEWTIFRKVIVPLGLPAIASLAIFQFLWVWNDLLVALVFSNAKTQPLTVALQSNMRQFGSNIDILAPGAFLSLSVPLVVFFAFQRYFVQGLMAGSVKG, encoded by the coding sequence ATGAGTGTCACGCGTCCCGTCGCAGTGCCCGGCCGGGTCCCGGTCGGCGCCCGCGTCGCCAAGCGCCTGTCCGGAGGCGCGATCTACCTCATCGTGCTGGCGGTCGGCGTCGTCTGGCTGATCCCGACGCTGGGGCTGTTCATCAGCTCCCTGCGGAAGGCCTCCGACATCAGCAACAGCGGCTGGTGGACGGTCTTCTCCCACCCGGCGCAGCTGACGTTCAAGGACTACACCACCCTGTTCGCCAACCACGGCATCATCCAGTCGCTGTGGAACACCGTCATGATCACCGTGCCGGCGACCGTCCTGGTGGTGTTCCTCGGCGCGCTGGCCGCCTACGCGTTCGCCTGGATCGACTTCCGCGGCCGGGACTGGCTGTTCGTGGTCGTGGTCGGCCTGATGGTGGTGCCGATCCAGGTGGCGCTGCTGCCGGTGGCCGCGCTGTACCGCAACCTGCACATCTTCGGCACGATCCTGGGCGTGGTGCTCTTCCACGTCGGGTTCGGGCTGCCGTTCGCGATCTACCTGCTGCGCAACTTCTTCGCGGCGATCCCGCGCGAGCTGCTGGAGGCCACCCGGATGGAGGGCGGCAGCGAGTGGACGATCTTCCGCAAGGTGATCGTGCCGCTCGGGCTGCCGGCCATCGCCTCGCTGGCCATCTTCCAGTTCCTGTGGGTATGGAACGACCTGCTGGTGGCGTTGGTCTTCTCGAACGCGAAGACGCAGCCGCTGACCGTGGCGCTGCAGTCGAACATGCGGCAGTTCGGCAGCAACATCGACATCCTGGCGCCCGGCGCCTTCCTGTCGCTGTCGGTTCCCCTCGTCGTCTTCTTCGCTTTCCAGAGATACTTCGTCCAGGGACTCATGGCCGGGTCGGTCAAGGGCTGA
- a CDS encoding ABC transporter ATP-binding protein: protein MADVRFLDATRVFHGAWRPAVDGVDIDVRDGELLVLTGPSGSGKSTLLRMLAGLEPLDRGSVLIGGKDVGRTAPDKRGVSMIFQGFALFPHQTIRENIALPLTMRKSSAKSAAARVQQVAELCGVADHLNSKPDAVGYDVRQRTTMARAIVRRPDVVCLDEPLAGSGVPLMMRGRSPIAALQRELGITTLYATCSSVDAWSIADRIAVLDSGRVQQVGAPAEVFSKPATIAVAQFLGEPGMNLVTALAEEGVARLGGLAVGLTPPQASALTGNRLVIGVRPEDLSIGAESDGIRATAVLVRDTGRDYLVTARTVVDGEESDLVVRHTNGPVPVKGESVVLGVRAGATLHLFDAGSGARLPD from the coding sequence GTGGCGGACGTCCGTTTCCTCGACGCCACAAGGGTGTTCCACGGGGCGTGGCGGCCCGCCGTCGACGGCGTCGACATCGACGTCCGCGACGGCGAGCTGCTCGTCCTCACCGGCCCTTCCGGCAGCGGCAAGAGCACTCTGCTGCGCATGCTCGCCGGGCTCGAGCCCTTGGACCGGGGCAGCGTGCTGATCGGCGGCAAGGACGTCGGCCGCACCGCCCCGGACAAGCGCGGTGTCTCGATGATCTTCCAGGGCTTCGCCCTGTTCCCGCACCAGACCATCCGCGAGAACATCGCCCTGCCGCTGACCATGCGCAAGAGCTCGGCGAAGTCCGCCGCGGCGCGGGTGCAGCAGGTCGCCGAACTGTGCGGCGTCGCGGACCACCTGAACAGCAAGCCGGACGCGGTCGGCTACGACGTCCGGCAGCGCACCACGATGGCGCGCGCGATCGTGCGCCGCCCGGACGTGGTCTGCCTGGACGAGCCGCTGGCCGGCTCCGGCGTCCCGCTGATGATGCGCGGCCGCTCGCCGATCGCGGCGCTGCAGCGCGAGCTGGGCATCACGACGCTGTACGCGACGTGCAGCTCGGTGGACGCCTGGTCGATCGCCGACCGGATCGCGGTCCTGGACAGCGGCCGCGTGCAGCAGGTCGGCGCCCCGGCGGAGGTCTTCAGCAAGCCCGCGACGATCGCCGTGGCGCAGTTCCTCGGCGAGCCCGGCATGAATCTGGTGACGGCGCTGGCCGAGGAGGGCGTGGCGCGGCTCGGCGGACTGGCGGTGGGACTGACCCCGCCGCAAGCCTCGGCCCTGACGGGCAACCGCTTGGTGATCGGGGTCCGGCCCGAGGACCTGTCGATCGGCGCCGAGTCGGACGGTATCCGCGCCACAGCGGTCCTGGTCCGCGACACCGGACGCGACTATCTGGTGACCGCGCGCACGGTGGTCGACGGCGAGGAGAGCGACCTCGTGGTGCGGCACACGAACGGCCCGGTGCCGGTGAAGGGCGAGAGCGTGGTGCTGGGCGTGCGCGCCGGGGCGACGCTGCATCTGTTCGACGCGGGAAGCGGAGCCCGGCTGCCGGATTGA
- a CDS encoding HAD family hydrolase: MHIPGKSRTIEAVVFDVGETLVDESIEYHNWADWLGVPRHTFSAVFGAVVSAGRSHLEAFEYFRPGFDLEAERRARIVAGRPEGYGERDLYPDARPTLAALKDAGYLVLIAANQTTASHRILESLDLPVHLVTTSGMWGGLEKPDPAFFAKVVEVCDEVSRGQGRGPLPGAGSVLYVGDRLDNDLRPAWGAGLRTAFIRRGPWGMVHGDHPDLVAKTDFYLTALDQLPGLLADEV, translated from the coding sequence ATGCACATCCCGGGCAAGTCACGCACCATCGAGGCGGTCGTCTTCGACGTCGGGGAGACGCTCGTGGACGAGAGCATCGAGTACCACAACTGGGCCGACTGGCTGGGCGTGCCCCGGCACACGTTCTCGGCCGTGTTCGGAGCGGTCGTCTCGGCCGGCCGCTCGCATCTGGAGGCCTTCGAGTACTTCCGGCCTGGCTTCGATCTGGAAGCCGAGCGCCGGGCCCGCATCGTCGCGGGTCGTCCTGAGGGCTACGGGGAGCGCGATCTGTATCCGGACGCGCGCCCCACCCTGGCTGCTTTGAAGGACGCCGGCTATCTGGTCCTGATAGCCGCGAACCAGACGACGGCCTCGCACCGCATCCTGGAATCGCTCGACCTGCCGGTGCACCTGGTGACCACCTCCGGCATGTGGGGCGGTCTGGAGAAACCTGATCCGGCGTTCTTCGCCAAGGTCGTCGAGGTCTGCGACGAGGTCTCGCGGGGGCAGGGCCGCGGCCCGCTGCCCGGCGCCGGCAGCGTCCTGTACGTCGGGGACCGGCTCGACAACGATCTGCGTCCCGCCTGGGGCGCCGGTCTGCGGACCGCGTTCATCCGGCGCGGCCCTTGGGGCATGGTGCACGGCGACCACCCGGATCTGGTGGCCAAGACCGACTTCTACCTGACCGCCCTGGACCAACTTCCGGGGCTGCTCGCCGACGAGGTCTGA
- a CDS encoding glycoside hydrolase family 15 protein translates to MTSTTPPYYPAIDDHGLLGDLRTCALVAGDGAVDWFCPGRFDAPSVFGALLDRERGGAFRIWVEGAASSQSYLPRSAVVVTRFESPDGGVGEIVDFMVPDEARASFTPGTTTLYRIVRAVAGDIQFSVDCRPRFDYGRSFGEPVELVRRGGTQAAVFSGPDCTLSLLSTAPLGLDADSGSARAEVLLGAGEAAAFVLVASLATPEDWEPDVAAEVERALEEALIFWHGWLSQSTYRGRWADPVHRSAITLKLLTYSPTGAFLAAATTGLPEEIGGFRNWDYRYTWIRDGSFSARALSDLGFHEEAEAFARWVTGRLADGPTSLGEPLHIMYRVDGTADLLEEELPHWEGYRRSAPVRIGNGAAEQLQLDIYGEFLYSLAGTEHLHSPEGQAAVGRLLDWLVEHWARPDEGIWETRGGRRDFTYSRLMCWAAFEYGLRIAPTHENAGMWAVMAHSIAGEIRTKGWDEDQQAYIQTYGDAALDASILFMPMVGFTTPHEERWTGTLNAIERSLIHNGLCHRYRLSEFSDGLAGDESSFDLCTTLYHIALAQSGAVEQAQKLFEAFLRHAGPTGLFAEELTPGGQQLGNYPQAFTHLGVIWAALALDEALDRVGDGSSESRGAVARG, encoded by the coding sequence ATGACCTCGACCACGCCCCCCTACTACCCCGCGATCGACGACCACGGTCTGCTCGGTGACCTGCGCACTTGCGCGCTGGTCGCCGGTGACGGCGCCGTGGACTGGTTCTGTCCCGGGCGGTTCGACGCGCCGAGCGTCTTCGGCGCGCTGCTGGACCGGGAACGGGGCGGGGCGTTCCGGATCTGGGTCGAGGGCGCGGCCTCCAGCCAGTCCTATCTGCCGCGCAGCGCGGTGGTGGTGACGCGGTTCGAGAGCCCCGACGGCGGGGTCGGCGAGATCGTCGATTTCATGGTCCCGGACGAGGCGCGGGCCTCCTTCACGCCGGGCACGACGACCTTGTACCGGATCGTGCGCGCGGTGGCCGGCGACATCCAGTTCTCGGTGGACTGCCGGCCGCGCTTCGACTACGGCCGCTCCTTCGGCGAGCCCGTCGAGCTGGTGCGGCGCGGCGGCACGCAGGCCGCGGTCTTCTCCGGACCGGACTGCACCCTGAGCCTGCTGTCGACCGCGCCGCTGGGCCTGGACGCGGACTCCGGCAGCGCGAGGGCCGAGGTCCTGCTCGGCGCCGGCGAGGCGGCCGCCTTCGTCCTGGTCGCCAGTCTCGCCACGCCCGAGGACTGGGAGCCCGACGTCGCCGCCGAGGTGGAGCGCGCGCTGGAGGAAGCGCTCATCTTCTGGCACGGCTGGCTGTCGCAGAGCACGTACCGCGGCCGCTGGGCGGACCCCGTGCACCGCTCGGCGATCACTCTCAAACTCCTGACATACTCACCGACCGGGGCGTTCCTCGCGGCGGCGACCACCGGGCTGCCGGAGGAGATCGGCGGCTTCCGCAACTGGGACTACCGCTACACCTGGATCCGCGACGGCTCCTTCAGCGCCCGGGCGCTGTCCGACCTCGGCTTCCACGAGGAGGCCGAGGCCTTCGCGCGCTGGGTCACCGGCCGCCTCGCCGACGGCCCGACAAGCCTTGGCGAGCCGCTGCACATCATGTACCGCGTCGACGGCACCGCGGACCTCCTGGAGGAGGAGCTGCCGCACTGGGAGGGCTACCGCCGCTCGGCGCCGGTCCGCATCGGCAACGGCGCGGCCGAGCAACTCCAGCTCGACATCTACGGCGAGTTCCTCTACTCCCTGGCCGGCACCGAGCACCTGCACAGCCCCGAGGGGCAGGCAGCGGTCGGTCGGCTGCTGGACTGGCTGGTCGAGCACTGGGCCCGCCCGGACGAAGGCATCTGGGAGACCCGCGGCGGGCGCCGCGACTTCACCTACAGCCGCCTGATGTGCTGGGCCGCCTTCGAATACGGACTGCGCATCGCCCCGACGCACGAGAACGCGGGCATGTGGGCCGTGATGGCGCACTCGATCGCCGGCGAGATCCGCACCAAGGGCTGGGACGAGGATCAGCAGGCTTACATCCAGACCTACGGCGACGCCGCCCTGGACGCCTCGATCCTGTTCATGCCCATGGTCGGCTTCACAACGCCGCACGAAGAACGCTGGACCGGCACCCTGAACGCGATCGAACGCAGCCTGATCCACAACGGCCTGTGCCACCGCTACCGCCTCAGCGAATTCAGCGACGGCCTCGCCGGCGACGAGTCCAGCTTCGACCTGTGCACCACCCTGTACCACATCGCACTCGCCCAAAGCGGCGCCGTCGAGCAGGCGCAGAAACTCTTCGAGGCCTTCCTCCGCCACGCCGGTCCCACCGGCCTGTTCGCCGAGGAACTGACCCCAGGCGGCCAGCAACTGGGGAACTACCCGCAGGCGTTCACGCACCTCGGCGTGATCTGGGCGGCGCTGGCACTGGATGAGGCGCTGGACAGGGTGGGGGACGGTTCTTCGGAGAGTCGCGGTGCGGTAGCCCGGGGCTGA
- a CDS encoding L,D-transpeptidase, which translates to MVIKPAANSSGVDPSSPIAVSVANGKLTSVTAQLSGGDAVSGTLDPSGASWTSANPVGIGHTYKVTAVAVGDDGKQQTATSQFTTSTPGNTYAGTYTPDPGTTYGVAQPVSITFDKPIPDKAAVEKQLTVTSDPPVAGSWHWFGSERVDFRPQQYWAPGTKVTLHMRLDGVKSGSLYGKQNRDVTFTIGRSLIATMNAATKRMTVTTGGKTTTLLTSSGKPGFETWNGTMVVLEKDQDIRMNSTTVGIFGVNAYDIPNVYWDVRLTPSGTFVHAAPWNAGKFGNVNGSHGCVGLSTSDAEWFFNQVIPGDPVTVVNSKDTVRADNGFGDWNLSWSDWIAGSALPH; encoded by the coding sequence GTGGTGATCAAACCGGCGGCGAACTCCTCCGGGGTCGACCCCTCCTCGCCGATCGCGGTGAGTGTTGCCAACGGGAAGCTGACCTCTGTCACCGCGCAGCTGTCCGGCGGCGACGCGGTCTCCGGGACGCTGGACCCCTCGGGCGCGTCGTGGACGTCGGCGAACCCGGTCGGGATCGGGCACACCTACAAGGTGACGGCGGTCGCGGTCGGCGACGACGGCAAACAGCAGACCGCCACGTCGCAGTTCACGACCAGCACGCCCGGCAACACCTATGCGGGCACGTACACACCGGACCCCGGCACGACCTACGGCGTCGCGCAGCCGGTGTCGATAACCTTCGACAAGCCGATCCCGGACAAGGCCGCCGTCGAGAAGCAGCTGACGGTGACCTCCGACCCGCCGGTGGCCGGCTCCTGGCACTGGTTCGGCTCCGAGCGCGTGGACTTCCGACCGCAGCAGTACTGGGCGCCGGGGACCAAGGTGACGCTGCACATGCGCCTGGACGGCGTGAAGAGCGGCAGCCTGTACGGCAAGCAGAACCGGGACGTCACCTTCACCATCGGGCGCTCGCTGATCGCGACGATGAACGCCGCCACCAAGCGGATGACGGTGACCACCGGCGGCAAGACCACGACGCTGCTCACCAGCTCCGGCAAGCCCGGCTTCGAGACCTGGAACGGCACGATGGTGGTGCTGGAGAAGGACCAGGACATCCGCATGAACTCCACCACCGTGGGGATCTTCGGCGTGAACGCCTATGACATCCCGAACGTGTACTGGGACGTGCGGCTGACGCCCTCGGGGACGTTCGTGCACGCCGCGCCGTGGAACGCTGGCAAGTTCGGCAACGTCAACGGCAGCCACGGCTGTGTGGGGCTGTCGACCTCGGACGCCGAGTGGTTCTTCAACCAGGTGATCCCCGGCGATCCGGTGACGGTCGTGAACTCCAAGGACACGGTGCGCGCCGACAACGGATTCGGGGACTGGAACCTGAGCTGGAGCGACTGGATCGCGGGCAGCGCGCTGCCGCATTGA